In one window of Pseudomonas putida DNA:
- the cbiB gene encoding adenosylcobinamide-phosphate synthase CbiB, whose translation MSIALLTVAGVALDALLGEPQRRHPLVAFGNFAGRLEQRLNAGGRGWRSHGVSAWFLAVVPLTLVALILSWLPYIGWLVDALALYCALGMRSLGEHVLPVAQALRQGDLDEARRRVGYLVSRETRELDESAVARAATESVLENGSDAVFAALFWFVVAGAPGVVLYRLSNTLDAMWGYRNERFERFGWAAARIDDVLNYLPARLVALTYALLGKTRLALSCWRNQAPLWDSPNAGPVMAAGAGALGVELGGPAVYHGELHERARLGEGPVADADAIERGWSLVQRGVWLWLLVICTGAWLYA comes from the coding sequence ATGAGCATCGCCTTGCTGACTGTCGCCGGCGTGGCGCTGGATGCGCTGCTGGGCGAGCCGCAGCGGCGTCATCCGCTGGTGGCCTTCGGCAATTTCGCCGGGCGTCTGGAGCAACGCTTGAATGCCGGTGGCCGCGGCTGGCGCAGCCATGGGGTCAGCGCCTGGTTCCTGGCCGTGGTGCCCCTGACCCTGGTGGCGCTGATCCTGTCGTGGCTGCCCTACATCGGTTGGCTGGTGGACGCCCTGGCGCTGTATTGCGCGCTGGGGATGCGCAGCCTGGGCGAGCATGTATTGCCCGTGGCCCAGGCCCTGCGCCAAGGGGATCTGGATGAAGCACGGCGGCGGGTGGGCTATCTGGTCAGCCGCGAGACCCGCGAGCTCGACGAGTCTGCCGTGGCCCGCGCCGCGACCGAGTCGGTGCTGGAGAATGGCAGCGATGCGGTATTCGCCGCGCTGTTCTGGTTCGTCGTGGCCGGTGCGCCGGGCGTGGTGCTGTACCGCCTGAGCAATACCCTGGATGCCATGTGGGGTTATCGCAACGAACGTTTCGAGCGCTTCGGCTGGGCCGCAGCGCGTATCGACGATGTACTCAACTACCTGCCGGCCAGGCTGGTGGCCTTGACCTACGCATTGCTGGGCAAGACTCGCCTGGCGCTCAGTTGCTGGCGCAACCAGGCGCCGCTGTGGGACAGCCCCAACGCAGGCCCGGTGATGGCCGCAGGGGCCGGTGCCCTCGGCGTGGAGCTGGGAGGCCCGGCGGTGTACCACGGTGAGCTGCACGAACGGGCGCGCCTGGGCGAGGGGCCGGTGGCCGACGCTGATGCCATCGAGCGCGGCTGGAGCCTGGTGCAGCGCGGCGTATGGCTGTGGCTGCTGGTGATCTGCACGGGGGCCTGGCTCTATGCTTGA
- the bluB gene encoding 5,6-dimethylbenzimidazole synthase produces the protein MNEHAFSEAERAAVYRAIGERRDMRHFIGGDVAPELLARLLAAAHQAPSVGLMQPWRFIRISQRDLRLRIQALVEEERIRTAEALGERSDAFMQLKVEGIGECAEVLVAALMDKREPHIFGRRTLPEMDLASMACAIQNLWLAARAEGLGMGWVSLFDPQALGELLGMPAGAKPVAVLCLGPVAKFYEAPMLVLEDWARERPLSEMLYENQWGEQA, from the coding sequence ATGAACGAACACGCTTTCAGTGAGGCCGAGCGCGCTGCGGTCTACCGAGCGATCGGTGAGCGTCGCGACATGCGCCACTTCATCGGCGGCGATGTGGCGCCTGAGCTGCTCGCCAGGCTGCTGGCCGCCGCGCACCAGGCGCCCAGCGTCGGACTGATGCAGCCCTGGCGCTTCATTCGTATCAGCCAGCGCGATCTGCGCCTGCGCATCCAGGCGCTAGTGGAGGAGGAGCGGATTCGCACCGCCGAGGCCCTCGGCGAGCGCTCCGACGCCTTCATGCAGCTCAAGGTCGAAGGCATCGGCGAGTGCGCCGAGGTGCTGGTTGCCGCCTTGATGGACAAGCGCGAGCCGCACATCTTTGGCCGCCGGACCCTGCCGGAAATGGATTTGGCGTCGATGGCCTGCGCGATCCAGAACCTCTGGCTGGCCGCACGCGCCGAAGGCCTGGGGATGGGCTGGGTGTCGCTGTTCGACCCGCAGGCGCTGGGCGAGCTGCTGGGCATGCCGGCCGGGGCCAAGCCTGTGGCGGTGTTGTGCCTGGGGCCGGTGGCGAAATTCTACGAGGCGCCCATGCTGGTGCTGGAAGACTGGGCGCGTGAACGGCCGCTGAGCGAGATGCTCTACGAGAACCAATGGGGAGAGCAGGCATGA
- a CDS encoding cobyrinate a,c-diamide synthase yields MSRATRHCPAVLIAAPASGQGKTTVTAALARLHRNLGRKVRVFKCGPDFLDPMILERASGAPVYQLDMWMIGEQESRRLLWDAAADADLILIEGVMGLFDGTPSSADLARHFGVPVLAVIDGTAMAQTFGALALGLARYQPDLPFAGVLANRVGSLRHAQLLEGSLTEGLRWYGGLSRERGIELPSRHLGLVQASELNDLDARLDAAAEALGASCDAALPPPVAFVEPHADPSTASLAGVRIGVARDEAFAFLYGANLDLLRDQGAELVFFSPLHDRHLPTVDSLYLPGGYPELHHHALAANAPMREAIRGHHDEGKPLLAECGGMLYLLEALTDVAGERAELLGLLPGEAVMQKRLAALALQAVELPEGTLRGHTYHHSLTTTELAPIARGLSPNGGRGNEAVYRLGRLTASYVHFYFPSNPDAAAALLRP; encoded by the coding sequence GTGAGTCGAGCCACCCGTCATTGCCCGGCGGTGCTGATTGCCGCACCAGCCTCCGGCCAGGGCAAGACCACCGTCACCGCCGCCTTGGCGCGCCTGCACCGCAACCTCGGGCGCAAGGTGCGGGTGTTCAAGTGCGGGCCGGATTTTCTCGACCCGATGATCCTGGAGCGCGCCAGCGGCGCGCCGGTGTACCAGTTGGACATGTGGATGATTGGCGAACAGGAGAGCCGCCGTCTGTTGTGGGACGCTGCCGCCGACGCCGACCTGATCCTCATCGAAGGTGTCATGGGGCTGTTCGACGGTACGCCGTCGAGCGCTGACCTGGCGCGGCATTTCGGCGTGCCGGTGCTGGCGGTGATCGATGGTACGGCCATGGCCCAGACCTTCGGGGCCCTGGCCCTGGGCCTGGCGCGCTACCAGCCTGACCTGCCATTCGCTGGCGTGCTGGCCAACCGGGTCGGCAGCCTGCGCCATGCGCAACTGCTCGAAGGTAGCCTGACCGAAGGTTTGCGCTGGTATGGCGGGTTGTCTCGCGAGCGCGGCATCGAGTTGCCCAGCCGTCACCTCGGCCTGGTCCAGGCCAGTGAGCTGAACGATCTGGATGCACGTCTGGACGCTGCCGCCGAGGCCTTGGGCGCCAGCTGCGATGCTGCCTTGCCGCCGCCGGTGGCCTTTGTCGAACCACACGCCGACCCCTCGACCGCAAGCCTTGCCGGTGTGCGCATCGGTGTGGCCCGCGACGAGGCGTTCGCCTTCCTCTATGGCGCCAACCTCGACCTGCTGCGCGATCAGGGCGCGGAGCTCGTGTTCTTCTCGCCCTTGCACGACCGGCACCTGCCTACGGTCGACAGCCTGTATTTGCCCGGCGGCTACCCCGAACTGCATCACCACGCCCTGGCGGCCAACGCGCCGATGCGCGAGGCGATCCGCGGCCACCATGACGAAGGCAAACCCTTGTTGGCCGAATGCGGCGGCATGCTCTACCTGCTTGAGGCCTTGACCGACGTTGCGGGCGAACGTGCCGAGCTGCTGGGCCTGTTGCCCGGCGAGGCCGTGATGCAGAAGCGCCTCGCCGCGTTGGCGCTGCAGGCCGTCGAATTGCCTGAAGGCACCCTGCGTGGCCATACCTACCACCACTCGCTGACCACCACCGAGCTTGCGCCCATCGCCCGTGGCCTGAGCCCCAATGGCGGACGTGGCAACGAGGCGGTCTATCGTCTGGGGCGCTTGACGGCGTCCTACGTGCACTTCTATTTCCCTTCCAATCCCGATGCGGCGGCGGCGCTGTTGCGACCATGA
- the cobO gene encoding cob(I)yrinic acid a,c-diamide adenosyltransferase has product MSESIERDERHLARMQRKKAIIDERIANSPNECGLLLVLTGNGKGKSSSAFGMLARALGHGMQCGVVQFIKGRNSTGEELFFRRFPNEVRYHVMGEGFTWETQDRQRDIAAAEAAWAVSRQLLQDPSVQFVVLDELNIALKHGYLDLDQVLSDIQARPPMQHVIVTGRGAKPEMIELADTVTEMGMLKHAFQAGIRAQKGVEL; this is encoded by the coding sequence ATGAGCGAATCCATCGAGCGCGACGAACGCCACCTGGCACGCATGCAGCGCAAAAAAGCGATCATCGACGAACGTATCGCCAATTCCCCGAATGAGTGCGGCCTGCTGCTGGTGCTCACTGGCAATGGCAAGGGCAAGAGCAGCTCGGCCTTCGGCATGCTTGCCCGTGCGCTGGGGCATGGCATGCAGTGCGGGGTGGTGCAGTTCATCAAGGGTCGTAACAGCACCGGCGAGGAGCTGTTCTTCCGCCGCTTTCCCAACGAAGTGCGCTACCACGTGATGGGCGAGGGCTTCACTTGGGAAACCCAGGACCGCCAGCGCGACATCGCCGCAGCAGAGGCGGCCTGGGCCGTCTCCCGCCAGTTGCTGCAGGACCCGTCGGTGCAGTTTGTAGTGCTCGATGAGCTGAATATCGCCCTCAAGCACGGCTACCTCGACCTGGACCAGGTGCTCTCGGACATCCAGGCCCGTCCTCCGATGCAACACGTGATCGTCACTGGCCGCGGGGCCAAGCCGGAAATGATCGAGCTGGCCGACACCGTGACCGAGATGGGCATGCTCAAGCACGCCTTCCAGGCCGGTATCCGCGCACAGAAGGGCGTTGAACTGTGA